One window from the genome of [Mycobacterium] stephanolepidis encodes:
- a CDS encoding MCE family protein produces MMRPLDSYNKTWLGVIAVAVVAVLIGALLLVKELGIGYRQFTGEFLQAAALRPGNIVAVAGVQVGSVTGVRLSGDRVEVTFRVRDNVPVGTDSRAAIKITTLFGSRYVDLRPAGAAALDGRRISLPHTEVPYDLQAALADSTRTFEQVDADRIASSLGVLGTQLDGLPNVVPQAMENVRALSSVIAQRREQLGTLLTSTEKVTGMLRRQQSDIGTFIRQGQELVGEFVARSAAFHAMMRSLQSIVASLRTIVVGDHRALDGVIQTLEELSGKLAEQDALLRNLLQIAPVPIREIANATGLGNSIEGNPPGGALIDSWMCAISGRAKQFGMLQYFKDCQ; encoded by the coding sequence ATGATGAGACCGCTGGACTCCTACAACAAGACCTGGCTCGGTGTGATCGCCGTGGCCGTCGTCGCCGTGCTCATCGGTGCTCTGCTGCTGGTGAAGGAATTGGGAATCGGATACCGGCAGTTCACCGGAGAGTTCCTGCAGGCTGCCGCGCTGCGGCCGGGGAACATCGTCGCCGTCGCGGGAGTGCAGGTGGGTTCGGTGACCGGGGTGCGATTGTCGGGTGATCGCGTGGAGGTCACCTTCCGGGTGCGTGACAACGTGCCGGTCGGCACCGATTCACGGGCCGCCATCAAGATCACGACCTTGTTCGGTTCTCGTTATGTCGATCTGCGCCCCGCCGGCGCAGCGGCACTCGATGGCCGACGGATCAGCCTGCCGCACACCGAGGTTCCCTATGACCTGCAGGCAGCGCTGGCCGACTCCACCCGGACCTTCGAGCAGGTGGACGCCGATCGCATTGCCTCCTCGCTGGGTGTCCTGGGCACCCAGCTGGACGGACTGCCCAACGTGGTGCCACAGGCCATGGAGAACGTGCGCGCCCTGTCCTCGGTCATCGCGCAGCGGCGCGAACAGCTGGGCACGCTGCTGACCAGCACCGAGAAGGTCACCGGCATGCTGCGCCGCCAGCAGTCCGATATCGGCACCTTCATCCGGCAGGGACAGGAGCTGGTGGGCGAGTTCGTGGCACGCTCGGCCGCCTTCCACGCGATGATGCGCTCGCTGCAGAGCATCGTGGCGTCGCTGCGCACCATCGTGGTCGGCGATCACCGTGCACTCGACGGTGTCATCCAGACCCTGGAGGAACTCAGCGGCAAGCTTGCCGAACAGGATGCCTTGTTGCGCAACCTGCTCCAGATCGCCCCGGTACCCATTCGCGAGATCGCCAACGCCACCGGACTCGGCAACTCCATCGAGGGCAACCCGCCGGGTGGCGCACTCATCGACTCGTGGATGTGTGCGATCAGCGGGCGCGCCAAGCAATTCGGGATGCTCCAGTACTTCAAGGACTGCCAGTGA
- a CDS encoding MlaE family ABC transporter permease, which translates to MRPLARFGHMVTFFLHAFLAIPIALRRYRREFLRLLSDITWGNGSIVVGGGTAGVVLVLGITTGALVAIEGYNFLELMGLGPATGVISSLVTTRELAPIMAALAFAVQAGCRFTTQLGSMRIAEEVDAMDSLAIRPIPYLVTTRLLASVVAIIPLYVACLTISYLSCQVMVSIVSGGSLGPYLHYFTLLSSGTDIAYSVFKAIVFVWIASAVQCYYGFCADGGPEGVGIAAGHAMRASITAVIVVNMLLTMALWSVDSGARFGG; encoded by the coding sequence ATGAGGCCGCTGGCGCGATTCGGCCACATGGTGACCTTCTTCCTGCACGCCTTCCTGGCGATTCCGATCGCGCTGCGCCGGTACCGGCGTGAGTTCCTGCGCCTGCTTTCCGATATCACCTGGGGCAACGGGTCGATCGTTGTCGGCGGTGGGACCGCCGGTGTGGTGCTGGTGCTGGGTATTACCACCGGTGCCCTAGTGGCTATCGAGGGTTACAACTTCCTGGAATTGATGGGCCTGGGTCCTGCCACGGGTGTCATCTCCTCGTTGGTGACCACCCGTGAGCTCGCTCCGATCATGGCCGCGTTGGCCTTTGCCGTGCAGGCGGGCTGCCGCTTCACCACCCAGCTCGGGTCCATGCGCATCGCCGAAGAAGTCGATGCCATGGATTCTCTTGCCATCCGGCCGATTCCGTATCTGGTGACGACCCGACTGCTGGCCTCCGTGGTCGCCATCATCCCGCTGTATGTGGCATGCCTGACGATCAGTTATCTGTCCTGCCAGGTGATGGTGAGCATCGTCAGCGGCGGCTCGTTGGGCCCGTACCTGCACTACTTCACGCTGCTGTCCAGCGGCACGGATATCGCCTACTCGGTCTTCAAAGCCATCGTCTTCGTCTGGATAGCCTCGGCGGTGCAGTGCTACTACGGATTCTGCGCAGACGGCGGGCCGGAAGGGGTGGGCATCGCCGCGGGACACGCGATGCGCGCCAGCATCACCGCGGTGATCGTCGTCAACATGCTGCTCACCATGGCGCTGTGGAGTGTGGACTCCGGTGCAAGGTTCGGGGGATGA
- a CDS encoding ABC transporter ATP-binding protein has product MATDANTPALRATDLVKEYPGAEARAVDGLNLTIPQGIVYCLLGRNGAGKTTTIRMVTTLLAPTSGELEVLGIPVDKTKELRPLIGVALQEVALDLWMSPVEQIRMSLAIAGWPKGQRKSREEELVEQFGLGGYLNRKVGALSGGMRRRVDVALAVAHNPQMLFLDEPSSGLDIEGKQEVWNAIRLLRAEGRTVVLTTHDMDEAVSLADEVGIVKSGRLVASGSTQEFTRSHGYAVEISVDGDISEDTAKELSAAGYAVQRTDTGSLAGTLDSASASELGALSAELGRIGLGAANIEVRSTSLRDAFLEVTQ; this is encoded by the coding sequence ATGGCCACAGATGCGAACACTCCCGCACTGCGGGCGACAGACCTGGTGAAGGAGTATCCCGGCGCCGAGGCTCGAGCCGTTGACGGGCTGAATCTGACTATCCCGCAAGGCATCGTCTACTGCCTGCTCGGCAGGAACGGTGCCGGCAAGACCACCACCATCCGGATGGTGACCACACTGCTGGCCCCGACCAGCGGGGAGCTTGAGGTGCTCGGGATTCCGGTCGACAAGACCAAGGAGCTGCGCCCGCTGATCGGCGTGGCGCTGCAAGAGGTGGCGCTGGATCTCTGGATGTCGCCGGTCGAGCAGATCCGGATGAGCCTGGCGATCGCGGGTTGGCCCAAGGGACAACGAAAGTCCCGCGAGGAAGAACTCGTCGAGCAGTTCGGCTTGGGCGGCTACCTGAACCGGAAGGTGGGTGCCCTCTCGGGCGGCATGCGCCGCCGCGTCGATGTGGCACTGGCGGTGGCCCACAACCCGCAGATGTTGTTCCTCGACGAGCCGTCCAGCGGGCTGGACATCGAAGGAAAACAGGAGGTGTGGAATGCCATCCGGCTGCTACGCGCCGAAGGGCGCACCGTCGTGTTGACGACACACGATATGGACGAGGCGGTGTCGCTCGCCGACGAGGTCGGCATTGTCAAGAGCGGTCGGCTTGTCGCCTCGGGTTCCACCCAGGAGTTCACCCGCAGTCACGGCTACGCGGTCGAGATCTCCGTCGACGGTGACATCTCCGAAGACACGGCCAAGGAACTGTCGGCCGCGGGCTACGCGGTGCAGCGCACAGACACCGGGAGCCTCGCCGGGACATTGGATTCCGCATCGGCATCGGAGCTGGGGGCGCTGAGCGCCGAACTGGGCCGGATCGGCCTGGGCGCGGCCAATATCGAAGTGCGATCCACCTCGCTGCGCGACGCATTCCTGGAGGTAACCCAGTGA
- a CDS encoding ABC transporter permease yields MTALSNTARLFRRYVVVGLRQPVFGFIFPIVFPVVLVIFVRSMFQRVADLPGFPLSSYTAYIAPGLIMLIPMLGAGYGAGTLIDEIRSGFTDRLRLYGVSTGQIMAAKIGFEMFRILPAAVIVIGLLAFLDAPLRAGLLTGVFLVLVMFLWSAAYSSLFYLVALRTLNPQAPVAMLPLALPVLFVSQALMPSVFLSDWLRISINANPFSHIVSAASTIMYGEFDAMLVVKGSLVAIGMFALLQIPIHLVIRRKIGK; encoded by the coding sequence GTGACCGCCTTGTCCAACACGGCACGACTTTTCCGCCGCTATGTCGTAGTGGGCTTGCGGCAGCCGGTTTTCGGGTTCATCTTCCCGATCGTGTTCCCGGTCGTTCTCGTGATCTTCGTCCGCTCGATGTTCCAGCGCGTCGCGGATCTTCCGGGATTCCCGCTGTCCTCATACACCGCGTACATCGCGCCGGGGCTCATCATGCTCATCCCGATGCTCGGTGCCGGGTACGGCGCCGGCACGCTCATCGACGAGATCAGGTCGGGATTCACCGACCGGCTACGGCTGTACGGTGTGTCCACCGGCCAGATCATGGCGGCCAAGATCGGCTTCGAGATGTTCCGCATCCTGCCGGCTGCGGTCATCGTCATCGGACTGCTGGCCTTCCTCGACGCACCACTGCGGGCCGGTCTGCTCACCGGAGTATTCCTGGTCCTGGTGATGTTCCTGTGGTCGGCGGCGTACAGCTCGCTGTTCTACCTGGTGGCATTGCGCACCCTCAATCCGCAGGCGCCGGTGGCGATGCTGCCGCTGGCGTTGCCGGTGCTGTTCGTCAGCCAGGCACTCATGCCCTCGGTGTTCCTGTCCGACTGGCTCAGGATCAGCATCAACGCGAACCCCTTCTCGCACATCGTGTCCGCCGCCTCCACGATCATGTACGGCGAATTCGACGCGATGCTTGTCGTCAAGGGTTCGCTGGTCGCCATCGGCATGTTCGCACTGCTGCAAATCCCCATCCATCTGGTGATCCGCCGGAAAATCGGCAAGTAG
- a CDS encoding MlaD family protein: MQGSGDEVTNQLGIHYDLDGVRFTRRQLLMRGGAALVAVVAITSALLIKSTGVLDRYIDIVADLHNVGDGLPPRSDVKYRGVLVGAVESVTPAAGTQPNRIHVRLKHGYATSIPGTVTARVVPSNVFAVSALQLVDHGPGAPIREGGHVAEDTRLPTVLFQTTVNKLREILTAGGRGREDQSLGVLAAVGAATDHRRAELLTSAAQLDRILDQLNAIVATDQGPSTVSALVQAAHGLSQTAPDLVDALHQAVKPMQTLAEKRDQLRTFIGAGVHTTGTTVDSLHNHTDQIIQITTDLTPVLGVLADNAEHFVPITQRITKFSDTFFQEVWDPELATARGRVNLSFTPSYSYTRADCPRYGELKGPSCFTAPQIAVRPDLPEVLLPQNYHPPAGLAPPPGTVVGDNGNLVAVGPPLVNPNPNLHDPNPPVPSWLTPAPPVPGGADPGDVAVAPASFGGNVGPVGSAQERGQLGRILGQPATAADQLILGPVARGTTVTRNQHAHNEGGAR; the protein is encoded by the coding sequence GTGCAAGGTTCGGGGGATGAGGTGACGAATCAGCTTGGCATTCATTACGACTTGGACGGTGTGCGCTTCACCCGTCGCCAGCTGCTGATGCGCGGAGGTGCCGCGTTGGTCGCGGTTGTCGCCATCACGTCGGCGTTGTTGATCAAGTCGACGGGTGTGCTGGACCGGTACATCGACATCGTCGCCGATCTCCATAACGTCGGTGACGGGCTGCCGCCGCGCTCCGATGTGAAGTACCGCGGCGTGCTTGTGGGTGCCGTGGAAAGCGTCACCCCGGCGGCCGGTACTCAACCCAACCGGATACACGTGCGGCTCAAACACGGGTACGCCACCTCGATCCCCGGGACAGTCACCGCCCGCGTGGTGCCCAGCAATGTCTTCGCGGTCTCGGCCCTGCAACTCGTCGACCACGGACCCGGCGCACCCATTCGTGAAGGCGGGCATGTCGCCGAGGACACCCGGCTACCGACCGTGCTGTTTCAGACGACCGTCAACAAGCTGCGCGAGATCCTGACCGCCGGAGGCCGCGGACGTGAGGATCAATCCCTGGGCGTGCTGGCCGCAGTTGGCGCGGCCACCGATCACCGCCGGGCCGAACTACTCACCAGCGCAGCGCAACTCGACCGCATACTGGATCAGCTCAACGCCATTGTCGCGACCGACCAGGGGCCCTCCACTGTATCGGCATTGGTGCAGGCTGCCCACGGGTTGTCGCAGACCGCGCCGGATCTGGTGGATGCCCTGCATCAGGCCGTGAAGCCCATGCAGACTCTCGCCGAGAAGCGAGATCAGTTGCGTACATTCATCGGCGCCGGGGTGCACACCACCGGCACCACGGTGGATTCGCTGCACAATCACACCGACCAAATCATCCAGATCACCACCGATTTGACGCCCGTACTGGGGGTGCTGGCCGACAACGCCGAGCACTTCGTGCCGATCACCCAGCGCATCACCAAGTTCTCGGACACCTTTTTCCAGGAAGTCTGGGACCCGGAACTGGCGACCGCCCGAGGCCGAGTGAACCTGTCCTTCACTCCCTCCTACAGCTATACCCGCGCAGACTGCCCGCGCTACGGGGAACTCAAGGGGCCCAGCTGTTTCACCGCTCCCCAGATCGCGGTGCGGCCGGACTTGCCCGAGGTATTGCTGCCGCAGAACTATCATCCGCCGGCCGGCTTGGCGCCTCCGCCGGGAACTGTGGTCGGTGACAACGGCAACCTCGTCGCCGTCGGGCCACCACTGGTCAACCCCAATCCCAACCTGCATGATCCCAATCCGCCGGTGCCGTCGTGGCTCACGCCGGCGCCACCGGTACCCGGCGGCGCCGACCCTGGGGACGTCGCCGTGGCACCGGCATCTTTCGGTGGGAACGTGGGACCTGTCGGCAGCGCGCAGGAGCGCGGCCAGCTGGGCCGAATTCTGGGGCAGCCGGCGACAGCGGCAGATCAGCTGATCCTCGGGCCCGTCGCCCGCGGTACGACCGTGACCCGTAACCAGCACGCGCACAACGAGGGAGGCGCCCGATGA
- a CDS encoding MCE family protein, which produces MRHTATRASLIGLVVFLVMATALTWLVYVTLRRDVRGSTVPYAAMFTDVFGLREGDDVRIAGVRVGRVEGVELNGTLAKVSFAVQDNQRLPDSTTASVTYQNIVGQRYLALAQGHSGTGTLLAPGGVIPVERTEPSFDIGTLLNGYEPLFAVLDPAQVNNLTQAVIGSLQGDTAAFATLVDQTSTLTKTFTGRDDALDHVIGSLDSVVGSLAAQNKDFEDAIAATRQVVGQFDSRRPELVSSVGKMTEVVRNLSRIAKDVNPSVHELLTREPGYTRHMLNIEPQLAYTGLNTPLFLKGLARMFGEGSYMNAYACDVNAYGFFPGLNDVVPIIVDAATPGGKAKHTARCRNAGDGG; this is translated from the coding sequence ATGAGACATACGGCAACACGCGCCTCGCTCATCGGCCTGGTCGTCTTCCTGGTGATGGCCACGGCGCTCACCTGGCTCGTGTACGTCACGCTGCGCCGGGATGTCAGGGGCTCCACAGTGCCTTACGCGGCCATGTTCACCGACGTCTTCGGATTGCGCGAGGGTGACGACGTCCGGATCGCGGGGGTTCGCGTGGGCAGAGTCGAGGGTGTCGAGCTCAACGGGACGCTCGCGAAGGTGAGCTTCGCCGTCCAGGACAATCAGCGGCTTCCCGACAGCACGACCGCATCGGTGACGTATCAGAACATCGTGGGTCAGCGATATCTCGCACTGGCACAGGGACACTCAGGAACCGGAACCTTGCTGGCGCCCGGTGGTGTTATCCCGGTCGAGCGGACCGAACCCTCCTTCGACATCGGTACCCTGCTCAACGGATACGAGCCACTTTTCGCGGTGCTGGACCCCGCTCAGGTGAACAACCTCACCCAGGCGGTGATCGGGTCGCTGCAGGGCGATACCGCGGCATTCGCGACGCTGGTGGACCAGACATCTACGTTGACGAAGACATTCACGGGCCGCGACGATGCGTTGGACCATGTGATCGGCAGTCTGGACAGCGTGGTGGGCAGCCTCGCCGCTCAGAACAAGGACTTCGAGGACGCCATCGCCGCCACCCGCCAGGTGGTCGGCCAGTTCGATAGCCGTCGTCCCGAATTGGTGTCCTCGGTCGGGAAGATGACCGAGGTGGTCAGGAACCTGTCCCGTATCGCGAAGGACGTAAATCCATCCGTACACGAGTTACTCACGCGAGAACCGGGTTACACCCGGCACATGCTGAACATCGAACCGCAGCTCGCTTACACAGGACTCAACACGCCGTTGTTCCTCAAGGGGCTGGCCCGCATGTTCGGGGAGGGGTCATACATGAACGCCTACGCCTGTGACGTGAACGCGTACGGATTCTTCCCGGGGCTCAACGACGTGGTTCCGATCATCGTCGACGCAGCCACCCCGGGCGGTAAGGCCAAGCACACGGCGCGGTGCCGGAACGCAGGCGACGGTGGCTAA
- a CDS encoding fatty acyl-AMP ligase, producing the protein MKTTNPVIDRLRDSAAVTERGLTCAPINPDGTSRLEELRTTSWADVHQRGLHIAGSLQAAGVRPGDAVAVLAGVPGEIAPLVQGIWMSGASVTMLHQPTHRSDMQLWIEDTGKALAAVGSTIVVVGDPFLAAADQFAAVGARALELPGLSTGAPGEIIDTGEDAIAFLQLTSGSTGTPKAVSITYRNIEANLRAMVIASGADPESDVVVSWLPLFHDMGMMGYLIVPMCRGMNTVSVTPMDFLGNPLLWAELISTYRGSMTAGPNFAYSLLARRLRKAADGAYDLSSLRFALSGAEAIDVATLERFAAEGARFGMRADAIVPAYGMAEATLAVSFVRRGEGYQVLPPHPDLVAAPGEEASARVALGLPLPGCEVRVVAEDRSVLPTGAIGELEIRGENVTAGYRTAAGFESMLDAQGWLSTGDIGYLTADGQPVICGRKKDILIISGRNVHPEDIERSVAGVPGVRSGGVAAVRLSTAAAGEGFAMVAESALHADSDESARIRAEVADCVYRSLGVSPRDVHVVPAGWIPKTSSGKLRRKATTERLTRCEPAR; encoded by the coding sequence GTGAAAACGACGAACCCGGTGATCGACAGACTGCGTGACAGTGCTGCGGTCACCGAGCGCGGTCTCACCTGCGCGCCGATCAACCCCGACGGAACCTCGCGGTTGGAGGAGCTGCGCACCACGTCGTGGGCCGACGTGCACCAGCGGGGGCTGCACATCGCGGGCTCCCTGCAGGCAGCGGGTGTGCGACCCGGCGATGCGGTGGCCGTATTGGCCGGTGTCCCGGGGGAAATCGCGCCGTTGGTACAGGGCATCTGGATGTCCGGCGCCTCGGTGACCATGCTGCATCAGCCCACGCACCGCTCCGACATGCAACTGTGGATCGAGGACACCGGCAAGGCGCTGGCCGCGGTGGGCTCGACGATCGTGGTGGTAGGCGATCCGTTCCTGGCGGCCGCGGACCAGTTCGCCGCCGTGGGCGCCCGCGCCCTGGAGTTGCCCGGCCTGTCGACCGGCGCACCGGGGGAGATCATCGATACCGGCGAGGATGCTATTGCCTTCTTGCAGTTGACTTCCGGATCCACCGGAACGCCGAAGGCGGTCAGCATCACCTACCGCAACATCGAGGCCAATCTGCGGGCGATGGTCATCGCCTCTGGTGCAGATCCGGAATCCGATGTGGTGGTGAGCTGGCTGCCGCTCTTTCACGACATGGGCATGATGGGGTATCTCATCGTCCCGATGTGCCGGGGGATGAACACCGTCAGCGTGACGCCCATGGATTTTCTGGGCAACCCGCTGCTGTGGGCCGAGCTGATCAGCACCTACCGGGGCAGCATGACTGCCGGACCGAACTTCGCCTACTCACTGCTGGCGCGCAGGCTGCGTAAGGCGGCCGACGGTGCCTACGATCTGTCCTCGCTTCGTTTCGCGCTGAGCGGTGCCGAGGCCATCGACGTCGCCACCCTGGAACGCTTTGCGGCCGAGGGCGCCCGGTTCGGTATGCGGGCCGATGCGATCGTCCCCGCCTACGGGATGGCGGAGGCCACCTTGGCGGTTTCCTTTGTGCGCCGTGGTGAGGGCTACCAGGTATTGCCCCCACATCCCGATCTGGTCGCGGCCCCGGGCGAAGAGGCTAGTGCCCGTGTCGCGCTGGGGCTTCCGCTGCCGGGATGTGAGGTGCGAGTGGTGGCCGAGGACCGCTCGGTGCTGCCCACGGGGGCGATCGGTGAGCTCGAGATCCGTGGGGAGAACGTCACCGCCGGGTACCGCACCGCGGCGGGATTCGAATCGATGCTCGATGCGCAGGGCTGGCTGTCCACGGGCGATATCGGGTATCTCACCGCGGATGGGCAGCCGGTGATCTGCGGCCGCAAGAAGGACATCCTGATCATTTCGGGACGCAACGTGCACCCCGAGGACATCGAACGGTCGGTCGCGGGCGTCCCGGGTGTGAGGTCGGGCGGTGTCGCCGCGGTACGTCTGTCCACCGCTGCGGCGGGCGAGGGGTTCGCGATGGTGGCCGAGTCTGCGTTGCATGCCGACAGCGACGAGAGCGCACGCATTCGGGCCGAGGTGGCCGACTGCGTCTACCGCAGTCTGGGAGTGAGCCCGCGCGATGTCCATGTGGTCCCCGCGGGATGGATTCCCAAGACATCCTCGGGGAAGCTGCGCAGGAAAGCGACCACTGAACGGCTGACGAGGTGTGAACCGGCCCGATGA
- a CDS encoding MlaE family ABC transporter permease gives MHTLRYFAVDLVTGRFQWAEFVRQASFMAGTAVMPTVLVALPIGVTLSIQFALLAGQVGATSLAGAASGLAVVRQAASLVAAMLLASAVGSAMTADLGCRTMREETAAMEVMGVSVVRRLVVPRFAAAIVVGIGLTGVVCFVGFLASYLFNVYVQGGAPGSFVATFASFASTGDLLLALLKAAVYGAIVAVIACQKGLAAHGGPTGVANSVNAAVVESVLLLMIVNVVVSQVYTMLFPRGVL, from the coding sequence ATGCATACGCTGCGGTACTTCGCGGTCGATCTGGTGACGGGTCGCTTTCAGTGGGCGGAGTTCGTGCGGCAGGCATCCTTCATGGCGGGTACGGCGGTGATGCCGACGGTGCTGGTGGCACTGCCCATCGGGGTAACACTCTCGATCCAATTCGCGCTGCTGGCAGGACAGGTCGGCGCCACCTCGCTGGCGGGCGCGGCCAGTGGGTTGGCAGTGGTGCGGCAGGCCGCCTCGTTGGTGGCGGCGATGCTGCTTGCCTCGGCGGTGGGCTCGGCGATGACTGCCGATCTCGGGTGCCGGACCATGCGCGAGGAGACGGCGGCCATGGAGGTCATGGGGGTATCGGTGGTGCGGCGTCTTGTGGTGCCGCGCTTCGCCGCGGCGATCGTTGTCGGTATTGGCCTGACCGGTGTGGTCTGCTTTGTCGGTTTCTTGGCCAGCTACTTGTTCAATGTCTACGTACAGGGCGGTGCCCCAGGGAGTTTCGTCGCGACCTTTGCGTCGTTTGCCTCCACGGGTGATCTGTTACTGGCGCTGTTGAAGGCCGCGGTGTACGGCGCGATCGTGGCGGTGATCGCCTGCCAGAAGGGACTGGCCGCACACGGCGGGCCGACCGGGGTGGCCAACTCGGTCAACGCGGCAGTGGTGGAATCTGTGCTGCTCCTGATGATCGTCAACGTTGTGGTCAGCCAGGTCTACACCATGTTGTTCCCACGGGGGGTACTGTGA
- a CDS encoding MCE family protein yields the protein MLLICVGLVLVATTAGAAWSVTGEGGTITLTAQFDSAAGLYPGNVVAVLGMPVGQVSTITARGGYAEVQFTVDRQVKIPADAQAVTLSTSILTDRQIELTPPYRGGAVLHDHDTIGLNRTKTPVEFDRVLGMLDKLSGSLHGDGAGGGPIAAVLNAGDGVAAGNGDRIKTALDELSRALRLGADGGEHSREQMTAIVRNVSSLLDAAARNDASLRQFGSTVRQLSDVLARENFGSGSTGRQFNEVIEQTGNILQANRDAIHRGIANGNKSIQSVYDRQREVAEFFDVLPLMADNLYNAIDQRNGAIRAHFLADRMVFDGQMAKEICNLMGLRQLGCSTGTLQDYGPDFGLTYMLDGLAAMGQK from the coding sequence ATGCTCCTGATCTGTGTGGGACTTGTCCTCGTCGCGACAACGGCAGGGGCGGCATGGTCCGTTACCGGGGAGGGTGGAACCATCACGCTCACAGCCCAATTCGACAGCGCTGCGGGCCTGTACCCCGGCAATGTGGTGGCCGTGCTGGGTATGCCGGTGGGTCAGGTCTCCACCATCACCGCCCGGGGCGGATACGCCGAGGTGCAGTTCACCGTCGACCGGCAGGTCAAGATTCCTGCCGACGCCCAGGCCGTCACTCTCTCGACGTCCATCCTGACCGACCGCCAGATCGAGCTGACGCCGCCGTACCGCGGCGGGGCGGTGCTGCACGACCACGACACCATCGGACTGAACCGCACCAAGACTCCCGTCGAATTCGATCGGGTACTCGGCATGCTCGACAAGCTTTCCGGGTCCCTGCACGGCGACGGCGCCGGAGGTGGACCCATCGCCGCGGTGCTCAACGCCGGTGACGGTGTGGCCGCGGGCAACGGTGATCGGATCAAGACGGCGCTCGATGAGTTATCGCGGGCCCTGCGGCTCGGCGCCGACGGTGGCGAGCACAGTCGTGAGCAGATGACCGCCATCGTCAGGAACGTCAGCAGCCTGCTGGATGCGGCCGCCCGCAACGATGCGAGCTTGCGCCAGTTCGGTTCCACCGTGCGTCAGCTCAGCGATGTCCTGGCCCGGGAGAACTTCGGTTCGGGCAGTACCGGGAGGCAGTTCAACGAGGTGATCGAGCAGACCGGAAACATCCTGCAGGCCAACCGGGATGCCATCCATCGCGGTATTGCCAATGGCAACAAGAGCATTCAGTCGGTGTATGACCGTCAGCGGGAGGTCGCCGAGTTCTTCGATGTGCTGCCGTTGATGGCCGACAACCTCTACAACGCCATCGATCAACGCAACGGCGCGATACGCGCCCACTTCCTGGCCGACCGCATGGTCTTCGACGGGCAGATGGCCAAGGAGATCTGCAATCTGATGGGACTGCGTCAACTGGGCTGCAGCACAGGGACGTTGCAGGACTACGGCCCCGACTTCGGACTCACCTACATGCTTGACGGACTCGCGGCGATGGGGCAGAAGTGA
- a CDS encoding acyl carrier protein — METTSEVREFLIEFIAEELEMPTGDVNDFSELVGDLGFDSLSFAVGVSEIKGRFGIQLTKDDVFECKTLGALIELVESRL; from the coding sequence ATGGAAACCACGTCAGAAGTCCGCGAGTTCCTCATCGAGTTCATCGCCGAGGAACTCGAGATGCCCACCGGGGATGTCAACGACTTCTCCGAGTTGGTGGGTGATCTCGGATTCGACTCGCTATCGTTCGCGGTAGGAGTTTCGGAGATCAAGGGCCGCTTCGGTATTCAACTGACCAAGGACGATGTCTTCGAGTGCAAGACACTCGGCGCGTTGATCGAGCTGGTGGAGAGCCGGCTGTGA